Proteins encoded within one genomic window of Spirulina major PCC 6313:
- a CDS encoding BamA/TamA family outer membrane protein, whose amino-acid sequence MLRSALLPTTLLTLIAPAAFANPVQPVTVQATPEFSQRPEFSPQAANRRPTAPITQDLAVMATDVEIIGANPELIQIARNTIATAPGQATSASQLNADLAALKRTQLFNDVQVNAIPNDQGWQVQYALNPVVVSRVQLNNARVLTPEIATTLFDQQLGQAVQPSTINAGIERLNTWYQDNGYVLAKVQDVRSQQDGSLSITVSEGVVGSVQAQFTDDEGMVTDGRTRDNFVLEHLSVKPGEVFKVEQAQADLRQLYSLGLFEHAQIALADRGDNTIDVIYELNEAATRGVNVGGGYSKDSGVFGSVSYNDRNVGGIGQNLGLDLQIGTRDMQFNTEFSRAYRVTNPDQLGYSITAFRQRGISGNFDQDVYLENGDRPREGRFGGGVAVNGAIDEWDTSVGVNFRRVSIRDADGDLAPVDQYGNALSASESGIDDIYTVRAQLRNDQRDNPLNPTSGSVVSLSSEQSIPLGSGNILMNQVNASYSTYQATRILNQDNPEVLAFNVQGGTTIGDLPPYETFLLGGANTVRGFGSGDLAAGRSYVLASAEYRVPLFSSPVSGVVFADFASDLGSTPAQVGESGEAEATKPGTGFGYGAGVRVNSPIGILRADFGITNTGDSRLQFGVGHRF is encoded by the coding sequence ATGTTGCGCTCTGCTCTCCTCCCCACCACCCTCTTGACTCTGATTGCACCCGCGGCCTTTGCGAATCCGGTGCAACCTGTCACCGTCCAAGCCACCCCCGAATTTTCCCAACGGCCTGAATTTTCACCCCAAGCTGCCAACCGCCGCCCCACTGCCCCGATCACGCAGGATCTCGCCGTCATGGCCACCGACGTAGAGATCATCGGAGCCAACCCCGAACTGATCCAAATTGCCCGCAACACGATCGCCACCGCACCCGGCCAGGCCACCAGTGCCAGCCAACTCAACGCCGATCTCGCCGCCCTCAAGCGCACCCAACTCTTCAACGATGTGCAGGTCAACGCCATCCCCAACGACCAAGGCTGGCAAGTGCAATACGCCCTCAATCCCGTCGTCGTCAGTCGAGTGCAACTCAATAATGCCCGCGTTTTAACCCCAGAGATTGCCACCACCCTCTTTGACCAGCAACTCGGTCAAGCAGTGCAACCCAGCACCATTAACGCCGGGATTGAACGGCTCAACACCTGGTATCAGGACAATGGTTATGTATTGGCGAAAGTGCAGGATGTGCGATCGCAGCAAGACGGCAGCCTCAGCATCACCGTCAGTGAAGGGGTAGTGGGATCAGTGCAGGCTCAGTTTACCGATGATGAAGGGATGGTCACCGATGGCCGCACCCGTGATAATTTTGTCCTCGAACACCTGAGCGTCAAGCCGGGAGAGGTGTTCAAGGTCGAACAGGCCCAAGCGGATTTGCGCCAACTCTACAGCCTCGGCCTCTTCGAGCACGCCCAGATCGCCCTTGCCGATCGCGGTGACAACACCATTGATGTGATTTACGAACTCAATGAAGCTGCAACGCGGGGCGTGAATGTCGGCGGTGGCTATAGCAAAGATTCCGGCGTGTTTGGTTCCGTCAGTTATAACGATCGCAACGTCGGCGGCATTGGTCAAAATCTCGGTCTTGACCTCCAGATCGGGACGCGGGATATGCAATTTAACACCGAATTCAGCCGCGCCTATCGCGTCACGAACCCCGATCAACTGGGCTACAGCATCACCGCCTTCCGCCAACGGGGGATTTCCGGCAACTTCGACCAAGATGTGTATTTAGAAAATGGCGATCGCCCCCGTGAAGGTCGCTTTGGGGGTGGTGTCGCGGTCAATGGTGCGATCGATGAGTGGGATACCTCCGTCGGGGTCAACTTCCGCCGCGTCAGCATTCGCGATGCCGACGGCGACCTTGCCCCCGTTGATCAATACGGTAACGCCCTCTCCGCCAGCGAATCCGGCATTGACGACATCTACACCGTCCGCGCCCAACTCCGCAACGACCAACGCGACAACCCCCTCAACCCCACCTCCGGCTCGGTTGTCTCCCTCAGTAGCGAACAATCGATCCCCCTCGGTAGCGGCAATATCTTGATGAACCAAGTCAACGCCAGCTACTCCACCTACCAAGCCACCCGCATTTTGAATCAAGACAATCCCGAAGTCCTCGCCTTCAATGTCCAAGGCGGCACAACCATCGGTGATTTACCCCCCTATGAAACATTCTTACTCGGCGGGGCGAATACGGTGCGGGGCTTCGGTTCTGGTGATTTAGCCGCCGGTCGCAGTTACGTCCTCGCTTCGGCAGAATATCGCGTGCCCTTGTTTAGTTCACCGGTTTCCGGGGTAGTCTTTGCTGACTTTGCCAGCGATCTCGGTTCCACCCCTGCCCAAGTGGGCGAAAGCGGTGAAGCGGAAGCCACGAAACCAGGAACTGGCTTTGGTTACGGTGCTGGGGTGCGCGTCAACTCCCCCATCGGCATCCTGCGGGCTGATTTTGGCATCACCAACACGGGCGACAGCCGCCTTCAGTTTGGCGTGGGTCATCGCTTCTAA
- a CDS encoding isoaspartyl peptidase/L-asparaginase → MQPKLIIHGGAGSSLKGKGGLAVVREALHGIVAAVYDDLLQGAAAAAAVVKGCELLEDHPRFNAGTGSVLQSDGQVRMSAALMDGTAQRFSGVINVMRVQHPIQLAQTLQTESDRVLSDQGAAELLRELNTPIYNPLTDLRLNEWLAERKGDFDKTMAGVIAEQELGAESEAGRGTIGVVVLDQAGRIAAGTSTGGKGFERIGRVSDSAMPAGNYATPQAGVSCTGIGEDIIDECLAAKIVIRVTDGMSLADAIAKSMAEASQNKRDLGAISLAADGAIAWGKTSEVLLAAYHDGHAIGDTLEWTGPELVGHIAP, encoded by the coding sequence ATGCAACCGAAATTGATTATCCATGGTGGAGCCGGTAGTTCTTTAAAAGGTAAAGGGGGCTTGGCTGTGGTGCGGGAGGCCCTCCATGGCATTGTCGCCGCTGTGTATGACGATCTCCTCCAGGGGGCGGCGGCGGCGGCGGCGGTGGTGAAGGGGTGCGAATTACTCGAAGATCACCCCCGGTTTAACGCCGGGACGGGGTCGGTGTTGCAGTCTGATGGCCAGGTGCGGATGAGTGCGGCGTTGATGGATGGGACGGCCCAACGGTTTAGCGGTGTGATTAATGTGATGCGGGTGCAGCATCCGATCCAGTTGGCTCAAACCTTGCAAACGGAGAGCGATCGCGTCCTCTCTGACCAGGGCGCAGCGGAACTGCTCCGGGAACTCAACACCCCGATTTATAATCCCCTCACGGATCTGCGCTTGAATGAATGGCTCGCCGAGCGTAAGGGCGATTTTGACAAAACCATGGCGGGGGTGATTGCCGAGCAGGAGCTAGGGGCAGAGTCCGAAGCAGGGCGCGGCACGATTGGCGTGGTGGTGTTGGATCAAGCCGGGCGTATTGCGGCGGGAACCTCCACGGGGGGGAAAGGGTTTGAGCGGATTGGTCGGGTTAGTGATTCGGCAATGCCGGCGGGGAACTACGCCACCCCTCAAGCCGGGGTGAGTTGTACGGGCATCGGCGAAGATATTATCGATGAATGTTTGGCGGCGAAGATTGTGATTCGGGTGACGGATGGGATGAGCTTGGCGGATGCGATCGCAAAATCCATGGCCGAAGCGTCCCAAAATAAGCGGGATCTGGGGGCGATTTCCTTGGCGGCGGATGGTGCGATCGCCTGGGGCAAAACCAGTGAAGTGCTCCTTGCGGCTTATCATGACGGTCATGCGATCGGCGACACCCTCGAATGGACTGGGCCGGAACTCGTGGGCCACATTGCGCCCTAA
- a CDS encoding M15 family metallopeptidase gives MPKQSQKSLLGSMDDIPIAQRDLPNSSPRRSPWLILVGVVLGGGAIAAGLAFWTMQQPQPTATESEPIEAADPPDPVENILGHLPYEEANPDDLTAITADGSIRLRPAAADRWVEMVDAARRDGITLAALSGYRTEAEQDYLFFEVKEQRNQPPSERAEVSAPPGFSEHHTGYAIDIGDANRPDTHLTVDFENTPGFQWLDTNSARFGFELSFPPDNPQGIAYEPWHWRFVGDSDSLETFYRAQNLPQSPASP, from the coding sequence GTGCCGAAACAGTCCCAAAAATCGCTACTGGGGTCAATGGATGATATTCCCATTGCCCAACGGGATCTGCCCAACTCATCCCCACGCCGATCCCCCTGGTTGATCCTCGTGGGGGTGGTGCTGGGGGGAGGGGCGATCGCCGCCGGACTCGCCTTCTGGACAATGCAACAACCCCAACCCACCGCCACCGAATCGGAACCGATCGAAGCCGCCGACCCCCCCGATCCCGTGGAAAACATCCTCGGCCATTTACCCTACGAGGAAGCCAACCCAGACGATTTAACCGCCATCACCGCCGATGGCTCCATTCGGCTCCGTCCCGCTGCGGCAGACCGCTGGGTCGAAATGGTGGACGCGGCCCGCCGTGATGGGATTACCCTCGCCGCCCTGTCGGGCTATCGCACAGAAGCAGAACAGGATTATCTCTTTTTCGAGGTTAAAGAACAGCGCAATCAACCCCCCAGCGAACGCGCTGAAGTGAGTGCCCCCCCTGGCTTTAGCGAACACCACACGGGCTACGCGATCGATATCGGCGATGCCAACCGCCCGGACACTCACCTGACCGTAGACTTTGAAAATACCCCCGGCTTTCAATGGCTGGACACCAACTCGGCGCGTTTCGGCTTTGAACTGTCGTTTCCCCCCGACAATCCCCAAGGCATTGCCTATGAACCGTGGCACTGGCGATTTGTCGGCGATTCAGACAGTTTAGAAACCTTTTACCGTGCCCAAAATTTACCCCAATCCCCCGCAAGCCCATGA
- a CDS encoding SWIM zinc finger family protein, translating into MTYELENREWWVERWLELLDSYRFKKRLERARRYSTEGNVISIDFQGARVVAHVQGSDEEPYVVSLSLNPFSNEDWRYVISTMSQKSLYSAQLLAGDMPAEIEEVFTANGLSLFPFTLSEIHSRCTCPDKANPCKHIGAVYYQLGDRFSEDPFVLFQLRGRTKAQILDALRQLRGKGNRKSRNPKKGGTKPGTVPLVMKQFWVYDEPLDPSLVAIAPAPDQQTVLDRLGPIPLPTAEAQDLHRTLAEAYNQICQNAIALALNRD; encoded by the coding sequence ATGACCTACGAACTGGAAAACCGTGAATGGTGGGTGGAGCGGTGGCTAGAACTCCTTGATTCCTATCGATTTAAAAAACGGCTAGAGCGGGCCCGTCGCTATTCCACCGAAGGCAATGTGATTAGTATTGACTTCCAGGGGGCGCGGGTGGTGGCCCATGTCCAGGGCAGTGATGAGGAACCTTATGTAGTGTCTTTGTCGCTGAATCCGTTTAGTAATGAGGATTGGCGCTATGTGATTAGCACCATGTCTCAGAAATCTCTCTATTCGGCGCAGTTGTTGGCGGGGGATATGCCGGCAGAAATTGAGGAGGTGTTTACGGCTAATGGGTTGAGCTTGTTTCCGTTTACGCTGTCGGAAATTCATTCGCGCTGTACCTGTCCGGATAAGGCGAACCCCTGTAAACACATTGGGGCGGTGTATTACCAGTTGGGCGATCGCTTCAGTGAAGATCCCTTTGTCCTGTTCCAATTGCGCGGCCGCACGAAGGCCCAGATCCTCGATGCCCTGCGCCAATTGCGCGGCAAGGGCAACCGCAAGAGCCGCAACCCGAAAAAAGGCGGCACGAAGCCGGGTACAGTGCCCTTGGTGATGAAGCAGTTTTGGGTCTACGATGAACCCCTTGATCCCTCTCTGGTGGCGATCGCACCCGCCCCGGATCAGCAAACCGTCCTCGATCGCCTCGGCCCGATTCCTCTCCCCACCGCCGAAGCCCAAGACCTCCACCGCACCCTTGCCGAGGCCTATAACCAGATTTGCCAAAATGCGATCGCCCTGGCCCTCAACCGCGATTGA
- a CDS encoding IS4 family transposase, which translates to MLLMEQEGQPLGLIHQQYWTRGGAIDWPSPQKESQKWFKGLVAVNQQAQGSNRRWVVICDREGDIFEFFKAEREPNVDLLVRVCQPRRVEVAAAGTVCPLPDVAEQLDDYGQYSVQIERLYEGKGRTVDVTLQLQAATVYIYPRQDLSPARHKTQPLTLVMATEVACVDGKTQVDCFDADNSLCWSLLTSLPVATAADVQRILRFYALRWRIERLHFTLKSGALNVERLQFDDVHTLVNALTFYSVVAWRLLGLTYALRQDPEQSAQTLFDADELRLLHQLSGQAVDSLRQATLALTKLVGFAPSRRQPLPGVKVLAIAIERFFFVKQGAQAVSKPLQD; encoded by the coding sequence GTGTTGCTCATGGAGCAGGAGGGGCAGCCCCTAGGACTAATCCATCAACAGTACTGGACGCGAGGGGGGGCGATAGATTGGCCGTCGCCGCAAAAAGAATCTCAAAAGTGGTTCAAGGGCTTGGTTGCGGTCAACCAACAAGCCCAAGGGTCAAACCGACGGTGGGTGGTCATCTGTGACCGAGAAGGGGATATTTTCGAGTTCTTCAAAGCTGAGCGTGAGCCCAATGTGGATTTGCTGGTGCGGGTGTGTCAACCCCGCCGCGTCGAAGTGGCTGCCGCCGGAACGGTCTGTCCATTGCCGGATGTCGCTGAGCAGCTCGACGACTACGGGCAGTATTCAGTGCAGATTGAGCGGCTGTATGAGGGCAAGGGACGAACGGTAGACGTGACCTTGCAGTTGCAGGCGGCAACCGTTTACATCTACCCGCGTCAAGATTTGAGCCCCGCTCGCCACAAGACGCAGCCCCTTACGCTGGTTATGGCTACCGAGGTCGCTTGTGTCGATGGGAAAACGCAGGTGGACTGCTTCGACGCTGACAACAGTCTGTGCTGGTCTTTGCTCACCAGTCTACCGGTGGCAACGGCAGCGGATGTCCAACGCATCCTCCGTTTCTATGCTCTGCGTTGGCGCATTGAACGGCTTCACTTCACTCTCAAGTCTGGGGCGTTAAATGTGGAGCGGCTCCAATTTGACGATGTGCATACCTTGGTCAATGCCTTAACTTTTTACTCGGTGGTCGCTTGGCGGCTTCTCGGGTTGACTTATGCCTTGCGTCAAGACCCTGAACAGTCGGCTCAGACGCTTTTTGATGCCGATGAACTCAGGTTGTTGCATCAGCTCTCGGGCCAAGCTGTTGACTCCCTGCGACAGGCTACGCTGGCGTTGACGAAGTTAGTGGGCTTTGCTCCTTCTCGAAGGCAACCACTGCCAGGGGTCAAAGTCCTGGCTATTGCGATTGAACGTTTTTTCTTTGTTAAGCAGGGGGCTCAGGCTGTCTCCAAACCCCTACAGGATTAG
- a CDS encoding IS4 family transposase — MGNSFRQTVAGLFARKDMNSATMLSGHVASTQARVQASESEYLIAAQDTTYYNYSGQTQMSGLGRIQGKVRGLMQHNVLLMEQEGQPLGLIHQQYWTRGGAIDWPSPQKESQKWFKGLVAVNQQAQGSNRRWVVTCDREGDIFEFFKAEREPNVDLLVRVCQPRRVEVAAAGTVCPLPDVAEQLDDYGQYSVQIERLYEGKGRTVDVTLQLQAATVYIYPRQDLSPARHKTQPLTLVMATEVACVDGKTQVDCFDADNSLCWSLLTSLPVATAADVQRILRFYALRWRIERLHFTLKSGALNVERLQFDDVHTLVNALTFYSVVAWRLLGLTYALRQDPEQSAQTLFDADELRLLHQLSGQAVDSLRQATLALTKLVGFAPSRRQPLPGVKVLAIAIERFFFVKQGAQAVSKPLQD, encoded by the coding sequence ATGGGCAACAGCTTTAGGCAAACAGTGGCCGGTTTGTTTGCCCGCAAGGACATGAACAGTGCAACGATGTTGTCCGGTCACGTGGCATCCACCCAAGCCCGAGTCCAAGCCAGTGAGAGTGAGTATCTCATCGCGGCTCAGGACACAACGTACTACAACTACTCAGGTCAGACGCAGATGTCGGGATTGGGGAGAATCCAGGGTAAGGTGCGGGGACTGATGCAGCACAATGTGTTGCTCATGGAGCAGGAGGGGCAGCCCCTAGGACTAATCCATCAACAGTACTGGACGCGAGGGGGGGCGATAGATTGGCCGTCGCCGCAAAAAGAATCTCAAAAGTGGTTCAAGGGCTTGGTTGCGGTCAACCAACAAGCCCAAGGGTCAAACCGACGGTGGGTGGTCACCTGTGACCGAGAAGGGGATATTTTCGAGTTCTTCAAAGCTGAGCGTGAGCCCAATGTGGATTTGCTGGTGCGGGTGTGTCAACCCCGCCGCGTCGAAGTGGCTGCCGCCGGAACGGTCTGTCCATTGCCGGATGTCGCTGAGCAGCTCGACGACTACGGGCAGTATTCAGTGCAGATTGAGCGGCTGTATGAGGGCAAGGGACGAACGGTAGACGTGACCTTGCAGTTGCAGGCGGCAACCGTTTACATCTACCCGCGTCAAGATTTGAGCCCCGCTCGCCACAAGACGCAGCCCCTTACGCTGGTTATGGCTACCGAGGTCGCTTGTGTCGATGGGAAAACGCAGGTGGACTGCTTCGACGCTGACAACAGTCTGTGCTGGTCTTTGCTCACCAGTCTACCGGTGGCAACGGCAGCGGATGTCCAACGCATCCTCCGTTTCTATGCTCTGCGTTGGCGCATTGAACGGCTTCACTTCACTCTCAAGTCTGGGGCGTTAAATGTGGAGCGGCTCCAATTTGACGATGTGCATACCTTGGTCAATGCCTTAACTTTTTACTCGGTGGTCGCTTGGCGGCTTCTCGGGTTGACTTATGCCTTGCGTCAAGACCCTGAACAGTCGGCTCAGACGCTTTTTGATGCCGATGAACTCAGGTTGTTGCATCAGCTCTCGGGCCAAGCTGTTGACTCCCTGCGACAGGCTACGCTGGCGTTGACGAAGTTAGTGGGCTTTGCTCCTTCTCGAAGGCAACCACTGCCAGGGGTCAAAGTCCTGGCTATTGCGATTGAACGTTTTTTCTTTGTTAAGCAGGGGGCTCAGGCTGTCTCCAAACCCCTACAGGATTAG
- the hemG gene encoding protoporphyrinogen oxidase — MLDSLIVGAGLSGLTVAHTLQQRDRNILVAEASPDVGGNIISRQQGEFLWEEGPNSFQPNPTLLKLAVDVGLKDDLVFADRKLPRWVYWQGRLLAVPMSPGTAVRSPLLSVPGKLRALFGALGFVPPLVGSHIQAQGGDETIWQFINRHLGPEVAERLISPFVSGVYAGDVHALSMAAAFRKIYRLETLGGGLVAGAMRSRRQGKADRPAVDPNLPTTKPGQLGSFREGMVMLPNAIAARLGDRLRCRWTLTQIEPLEQGYRAHFDTPDGGQTIETRTLVLAIPAHRVAPLLAPLMPELSTTLQAIPYPAVACTVMAYPKTALVRSLHGFGNLNPRSQGIRTLGTIWSSTLFPGRAPEGWVMLSSFIGGSTDPAVATMDEGAIAQAVHQDLSNILVKPDSTPKVLAVKLWSKAIPQYTLGHCDRLSVMAEHLKAHPHLTLCSNYTDGVALGDCIRRGIEAGEAIDQQL; from the coding sequence ATGTTAGACAGTCTGATTGTGGGGGCCGGTCTCAGTGGCTTGACCGTTGCCCATACCTTGCAGCAGCGCGATCGCAATATTCTCGTCGCGGAAGCTAGCCCCGATGTGGGGGGCAATATTATTAGCCGCCAACAGGGTGAATTTCTCTGGGAGGAGGGCCCAAACAGTTTTCAACCGAATCCGACCCTGCTCAAATTGGCGGTGGATGTGGGACTAAAGGATGACCTCGTCTTTGCCGATCGCAAACTGCCCCGCTGGGTCTATTGGCAAGGTCGTCTCTTGGCTGTACCCATGAGTCCGGGGACTGCGGTGCGATCGCCCCTGCTGAGTGTGCCGGGGAAACTGCGGGCCCTGTTCGGGGCGCTGGGGTTTGTGCCGCCCTTGGTCGGAAGCCACATTCAGGCCCAAGGCGGCGATGAAACCATTTGGCAATTTATTAACCGTCATTTAGGCCCAGAAGTGGCCGAGCGGCTGATTTCGCCCTTTGTGTCGGGGGTCTATGCTGGGGATGTCCACGCCCTGAGTATGGCGGCAGCCTTTCGGAAAATTTATCGCCTCGAAACCCTGGGCGGTGGCCTTGTGGCGGGGGCGATGCGATCGCGGCGGCAAGGTAAAGCCGATCGCCCCGCTGTTGATCCCAATCTGCCCACCACGAAGCCGGGCCAGTTGGGGTCATTTCGCGAGGGCATGGTGATGCTACCCAACGCGATCGCTGCTCGATTGGGCGATCGCCTCCGCTGCCGCTGGACGCTGACCCAGATCGAACCGTTGGAACAGGGCTATCGCGCCCATTTTGACACCCCCGACGGCGGCCAAACCATCGAGACGCGCACCCTCGTTTTGGCGATTCCTGCCCATCGAGTGGCCCCCCTCCTCGCGCCCCTGATGCCGGAGTTAAGCACCACATTACAAGCGATTCCCTATCCTGCCGTAGCCTGTACCGTGATGGCCTATCCCAAAACGGCGTTGGTGCGATCGCTCCACGGCTTTGGCAACCTCAACCCCCGCAGCCAAGGTATCCGCACCCTTGGCACCATCTGGTCATCCACCCTCTTCCCCGGTCGTGCGCCCGAAGGTTGGGTGATGTTGAGTAGTTTTATCGGTGGCTCCACTGATCCGGCGGTGGCGACGATGGATGAAGGCGCGATCGCCCAAGCCGTCCACCAAGACCTCAGTAACATTCTCGTCAAACCCGACAGCACCCCGAAAGTCCTCGCCGTCAAACTCTGGTCAAAAGCGATTCCCCAATACACCCTAGGGCATTGCGATCGCCTCTCCGTCATGGCCGAACACCTCAAAGCCCACCCCCACCTCACCCTATGCAGCAACTACACCGACGGTGTCGCCCTCGGTGACTGCATCCGACGCGGCATCGAAGCGGGAGAAGCGATCGATCAGCAACTCTAA